From the genome of Spinacia oleracea cultivar Varoflay chromosome 2, BTI_SOV_V1, whole genome shotgun sequence, one region includes:
- the LOC130467725 gene encoding uncharacterized protein, which produces MFLSKYTNIGSFEKLDIETPDIYVKKIVFGCEYYAKVQGQPILMRKDIIAATIINCLPNKFPYLELKEKFKDMHSDNGTPNLTKYGTWDGRWKYDSEILTTIIEAAESGFRDGKIVGSHVGDSVTEEPMGISVNNDLEENDVAVENENVGVEAEYPNPAAHEPTIEISSDLDAELESEQEMASEPNQDEDMGEDANPEEDPDEDPEEEFDNLEI; this is translated from the coding sequence atgtttctttccaagtatactaacataggatccttcgagaaacttgatatagaaacccctgatatttacgtgaagaaaattgtgtttggatgtgaatattatgctaaagttcaagggcaacctatcttaatgagaaaggatatcatagcagccacaatcattaattgcttacctaacaaatttccatacctagaactcaaggaaaagtttaaagacatgcattctgataatgggactccaaacttgactaagtatggaacttgggatggtagatggaaatatgattcagaaattctgaccaccattattgaagcggcagaaagtgggtttagagacggtaaaatcgtagggagtcatgttggggattcagttacagaagaacctatgggaattagtgtaaataatgacctagaggaaaatgatgtagctgtggagaatgagaatgtaggtgttgaggcagagtatcctaacccagcggctcatgagccaaccattgagatctctagtgatttggatgcagagctcgaaagtgaacaggagatggcaagtgagcctaatcaagatgaagacatgggtgaagatgcaaaccctgaggaagaccccgatgaagaccctgaagaagagttcgataatcttgagatctaa
- the LOC110805104 gene encoding uncharacterized protein, producing MAYVDHAFSITDEDIMMDNTYAINNKPPIKEIALAVSLLVFGVVGIVLGIFMAVNHVGGDRAHGMFFAILGAILFLPGFYYTRIAYYAYKGYKGFSFSNIPPV from the exons ATGGCGTATGTTGATCATGCCTTCTCCATTACAGATGAAGATATCATGATGGACAACACTTATGCAATCAACAATAAACCTCCTATTAAAGAGATCGCCTTAGCTGTCTCTCTCCTCGTCTTCGGTGTTGTCGGTATCGTCCTCGGGATTTTCATGGCCGTCAATCATGTTGGTGGTGATCGAGCTCATG GGATGTTCTTTGCAATATTAGGGGCGATCTTGTTCCTACCGGGTTTCTATTATACAAGGATTGCTTACTACGCGTACAAGGGTTACAAGGGTTTTTCTTTCTCCAACATTCCTCCCGTTTAA